The Devosia sp. A16 genome includes a window with the following:
- a CDS encoding GntR family transcriptional regulator has product MLSQAIFVCDEEIGNRAGSWRMKAEMTSTGLEKRTSFADRAYERLRHDIVRCALPPGAEFTETELAERLQMSKTPVREALARLQFEGVVRAYPRRGYRIEPIRVSDINEIFDARIVLEAGAVGLAVPQISAAELDELDRLAAASTDRDYMVDFDHSQRINNAFHESIALASRNARLHRMVGQTITEFDRFFFLEAQSDAPYPPATSRMRRSSPSCAREMSLPPGTP; this is encoded by the coding sequence ATGCTTTCTCAAGCAATCTTCGTCTGTGATGAAGAAATAGGCAATCGCGCGGGAAGCTGGCGGATGAAGGCTGAAATGACGAGCACCGGACTGGAAAAGCGCACCTCGTTCGCCGACCGCGCCTATGAGCGGCTTCGCCACGATATCGTGCGATGCGCCCTGCCGCCGGGGGCGGAGTTCACCGAAACGGAGCTTGCCGAGCGGTTACAGATGAGCAAGACGCCGGTGCGCGAGGCGCTGGCCCGCCTGCAGTTCGAGGGGGTGGTGCGCGCCTACCCGCGCCGTGGCTACCGGATCGAGCCCATCCGCGTGTCCGATATCAACGAGATCTTCGACGCTCGTATCGTGCTCGAGGCAGGCGCCGTCGGCCTCGCCGTACCGCAGATCAGCGCGGCGGAGCTCGATGAGCTGGACCGTCTGGCCGCCGCCTCCACCGACCGCGACTACATGGTGGATTTCGACCACTCGCAGCGCATCAACAACGCCTTCCACGAATCGATCGCACTGGCTTCGCGCAATGCGCGGCTGCATCGGATGGTGGGGCAAACGATCACCGAGTTCGACCGCTTCTTCTTCCTCGAGGCGCAGTCGGATGCGCCATATCCCCCGGCCACGTCTCGCATGCGCAGATCGTCGCCATCATGCGCCAGGGAGATGTCGCTGCCGCCCGGGACGCCATGA
- a CDS encoding sensor histidine kinase has protein sequence MLRRCYIRFHLILMLSILFGCVAPQAALALSLQAGDGLKSARSLGGTLAIMADPTGTLTIDDVATGGSDIQFTPIPAMLAQGYRKGALWVRFSLSAPADIDRWLVQIERPLLEQVTLYVPDGKGHYLASPPGRVNPSGGDGVDAYPTIFPIYVPPVEATYYVRLQSATSMTTALNVWQSRGYAEYRRLDDWIMAMMVGAVIVMIFTNLLYAVWLRDSLYVVYVGLLVVSSLISLFHMGYASEVLRFWDPPTIHRSWGIIVCLYSIIMMFFLDRLFEFRRNWIWAARFSQLVIVLNAGALLYAIAGHYGDVGFFVSRLQQISLVFISGFVLHLLFVRRQYQYILSAIAFLGVVGVLLVMQLMYTGANPLGLDGSLSRLLAGGTVIHLILLSAAVAKRTQLAERQLSEEKDRTIALAHSAEQELILKVSERTAALSQSNASLQAEIGRRQLLEQKLRQSLGSVNDALARQRDFVAMVSHEFRGPLAVIGAAADNLSLSLSDATEQVRQRVSRIRQTVRKMSTLIENVLTGELLSTGSGPLAQSATVNLTQVLREACSNLDEESAARVSVLGEEDVRVTGDGNLLEIAVLNLIQNALKYSPASSPVTVRLSVDQGAARVDVTDRGTGIALRDRDLIFNRYYRATNQQVAGCGLGLYIAREIARQHGGDVLLAASDANGSTFSLSLPGAGAPEVAEGSAEPATTTG, from the coding sequence ATGTTGCGACGCTGCTACATTCGATTCCACCTAATCTTGATGTTGTCCATCCTGTTTGGATGCGTAGCTCCCCAGGCAGCTCTGGCACTTTCGTTGCAGGCGGGGGATGGACTAAAATCTGCGCGCTCGCTCGGCGGCACCCTTGCCATTATGGCTGATCCCACCGGCACGCTGACCATCGACGATGTGGCGACCGGCGGCTCCGACATCCAGTTCACGCCGATCCCCGCCATGCTGGCGCAGGGGTATCGCAAGGGCGCGCTGTGGGTTCGGTTTTCGCTGTCGGCGCCGGCCGACATCGACCGCTGGCTGGTACAGATCGAGCGGCCGCTGCTCGAACAGGTGACGCTCTATGTCCCGGACGGCAAGGGTCACTACCTCGCCTCGCCGCCCGGCCGGGTAAACCCCAGCGGGGGCGACGGCGTCGACGCGTATCCGACGATCTTTCCGATCTACGTGCCGCCGGTCGAAGCCACCTACTATGTCCGGCTCCAATCGGCGACGTCGATGACCACCGCACTCAATGTCTGGCAAAGCCGCGGCTATGCCGAGTATCGCCGGCTGGACGACTGGATCATGGCGATGATGGTCGGCGCGGTGATCGTGATGATCTTCACCAACCTGCTCTACGCGGTCTGGCTGCGGGATTCCCTCTATGTCGTCTATGTCGGCCTGCTGGTGGTGTCCTCGCTGATCAGCCTGTTTCACATGGGCTACGCGTCCGAGGTGCTGCGGTTCTGGGATCCCCCAACCATTCATCGCAGCTGGGGCATCATCGTCTGCCTCTACAGCATCATCATGATGTTCTTCCTGGACCGGCTGTTCGAGTTCCGGCGCAACTGGATCTGGGCCGCCCGCTTTTCCCAGCTGGTCATCGTGCTGAATGCCGGCGCCCTGCTCTACGCGATCGCCGGGCACTACGGCGATGTCGGGTTCTTCGTGTCGCGGCTGCAGCAGATCTCGTTGGTTTTCATCTCAGGGTTTGTCCTCCACTTGCTGTTCGTCCGGCGGCAATACCAGTACATCCTCTCCGCGATCGCGTTTCTGGGCGTGGTCGGGGTGCTGCTGGTGATGCAGCTGATGTATACCGGGGCCAATCCACTGGGGCTGGACGGTTCGCTGTCGCGGTTGCTGGCCGGCGGAACCGTCATCCATCTGATCCTGCTCAGCGCGGCCGTTGCCAAACGTACGCAACTGGCGGAACGCCAGTTGAGCGAAGAGAAGGACCGGACCATCGCCCTGGCCCACTCGGCCGAGCAGGAACTGATACTCAAGGTGAGCGAAAGAACCGCAGCGCTGAGCCAAAGCAATGCGTCGCTCCAAGCGGAAATCGGGCGTCGCCAGCTACTCGAACAGAAGCTCCGGCAATCGCTCGGCTCCGTCAACGACGCCCTGGCGCGTCAGCGCGACTTCGTCGCAATGGTTTCGCACGAGTTTCGCGGCCCGTTGGCGGTCATTGGAGCAGCGGCCGACAACCTGTCGCTCTCGCTCAGCGACGCTACCGAACAGGTCAGACAACGCGTGTCCAGGATCCGCCAGACGGTCCGGAAAATGTCGACGCTCATCGAGAACGTCCTGACCGGCGAACTGCTCAGTACCGGATCGGGGCCGCTCGCCCAAAGCGCGACCGTGAACCTGACCCAGGTGCTGCGCGAGGCGTGCTCGAATCTCGACGAGGAGAGTGCCGCCCGGGTCAGCGTCCTTGGCGAGGAAGACGTGAGGGTCACCGGAGACGGCAACCTGCTGGAGATCGCCGTATTGAACCTCATCCAGAACGCCCTGAAATACTCGCCCGCGTCCAGCCCCGTGACAGTGCGACTGTCGGTCGACCAAGGCGCTGCCCGGGTGGATGTGACAGACCGGGGCACAGGCATTGCGCTCAGGGACCGCGACTTGATCTTCAACAGGTACTACCGGGCAACCAATCAGCAAGTCGCTGGATGCGGGCTCGGCCTCTACATCGCGAGGGAAATCGCCCGCCAGCATGGTGGCGATGTGCTCCTCGCCGCCAGCGACGCGAACGGATCGACATTCTCGCTGTCGCTGCCCGGCGCCGGGGCGCCGGAGGTGGCCGAAGGGTCTGCCGAACCGGCAACTACAACCGGCTGA
- a CDS encoding response regulator transcription factor → MATAPLVYLVDDDVDFREEMLAGLSSLGLVAQGFDTASALYRAYAVKPPDIVILDIGLEGEDGLSIATHLRASRSVGIIMATARSSVDDRVHGLNVGADAYLVKPIDVRELAATIHALSQRLSRPPTAPAPTAARWMLEDGGWVLSDGTGHRLRLTTAEHHFLGRLFSERGRTVTRRAIVEAMGADVYDFNYAHLDTIASRLRRRAEKANMLIPLHAIRGEGFAFTG, encoded by the coding sequence GTGGCCACCGCTCCGCTCGTCTACCTCGTCGACGACGACGTGGATTTCCGCGAAGAAATGCTGGCGGGCCTGTCGAGCCTGGGTCTCGTAGCGCAGGGTTTCGACACCGCTTCGGCGCTCTATCGCGCCTATGCGGTCAAGCCCCCCGACATCGTCATCCTGGATATCGGTCTCGAGGGCGAAGACGGCCTGTCGATCGCGACGCATCTGCGCGCCTCGCGGTCCGTCGGCATCATCATGGCGACGGCGCGCAGCTCGGTCGACGACCGGGTGCATGGTCTGAACGTCGGCGCCGATGCCTACCTGGTCAAACCGATCGATGTGCGCGAGCTCGCCGCGACGATCCACGCGCTCAGCCAGCGCTTGTCTCGACCGCCAACGGCTCCTGCGCCCACCGCAGCGCGCTGGATGCTGGAGGATGGCGGCTGGGTGCTGTCCGACGGCACGGGGCATCGGCTGCGGTTGACCACCGCGGAGCACCACTTCCTCGGGCGCCTGTTCAGCGAGCGGGGCCGGACCGTGACCCGTCGCGCCATCGTCGAGGCGATGGGCGCCGACGTCTACGATTTCAACTATGCCCACCTCGACACCATCGCCAGCCGGCTGCGTCGGCGGGCCGAAAAGGCCAACATGCTGATCCCCCTGCATGCCATCCGGGGCGAAGGCTTCGCCTTCACCGGCTAA
- a CDS encoding MFS transporter, protein MSRPPAPGIAPQPRMTWWQRAGRALRHQQYRRYFYAQVPLVIGSWIHSIALGWLMWQLSASPWLLGILAVCDLGPTFLLGPLTGTIIDRSSPRRMLLITQLCFLALVTLLAVLTLTGAVTIEIMIGLTLALGVTAAFDSPARQTLVAELVPAEDLRNAIALNSMLFNVARLIGPAVGGSIVALFGEGWCFVLKALAYIPAFFVLLSLRLPQREATRREHFLTQMRDGIGFVRSHEEAGRILLLVGTCSFISVPYFSFLPALASQMLDADASVAGMLMSITGIGAVAAAITLTLLDDLKLMRVWPVWSAVLLGLAQIGIGLSGMLWLSALLALPMGFAILSQNLASNTLLQHFAPPGFRGRIMAMYAMMMLGTVPLGSLVAGAIGDRFGMPVTFIGGGMLGVVVALLLAFRSRRPPAGKGHLPPVPTVHPVEHEVPLP, encoded by the coding sequence GTGAGCAGACCGCCGGCCCCGGGCATCGCGCCACAGCCCAGGATGACGTGGTGGCAGCGCGCCGGACGCGCCCTCCGGCACCAGCAATATCGCCGCTACTTCTATGCCCAGGTGCCGCTGGTGATCGGCAGCTGGATTCATTCGATCGCCCTGGGCTGGTTGATGTGGCAGCTCAGCGCCTCGCCCTGGCTGCTCGGCATTCTCGCGGTCTGCGACCTCGGCCCCACCTTCCTGCTCGGCCCGCTCACCGGAACGATCATCGACCGCTCCAGTCCGCGCCGCATGCTGCTGATCACCCAGCTCTGCTTTTTGGCGCTGGTGACGCTGCTCGCCGTGCTGACACTGACCGGTGCGGTGACGATCGAGATCATGATCGGACTCACCCTCGCCCTGGGCGTTACCGCTGCCTTCGACAGTCCGGCGCGCCAGACGCTGGTGGCCGAGCTGGTGCCGGCCGAGGATCTGCGCAACGCCATTGCCCTCAATTCGATGCTGTTCAACGTGGCGCGGCTGATCGGCCCCGCGGTGGGCGGCTCGATCGTCGCGCTGTTCGGCGAGGGCTGGTGTTTCGTGCTGAAGGCCCTCGCCTACATCCCCGCGTTCTTTGTGCTGCTGTCGCTGCGGCTGCCACAGCGCGAGGCGACCAGGCGCGAGCATTTCCTCACGCAGATGCGCGACGGCATCGGCTTCGTGCGCAGCCATGAAGAGGCCGGGCGGATCCTGCTGCTGGTGGGCACCTGCAGCTTCATCAGCGTGCCGTATTTCTCCTTCCTGCCGGCGCTGGCGAGCCAGATGCTGGACGCCGACGCGAGCGTCGCAGGCATGCTGATGTCGATCACCGGCATCGGTGCGGTCGCCGCCGCGATCACCCTGACGCTGCTCGACGACCTGAAGCTCATGCGCGTCTGGCCGGTCTGGTCGGCGGTGCTGCTGGGGCTGGCGCAGATCGGCATCGGGCTTTCCGGCATGCTGTGGCTGTCGGCGCTGCTCGCCCTGCCCATGGGCTTTGCGATCCTGTCGCAGAACCTCGCGTCCAACACACTGCTGCAGCACTTCGCCCCGCCCGGGTTCCGCGGCCGCATCATGGCGATGTACGCGATGATGATGCTGGGCACGGTGCCTTTGGGCTCGCTGGTCGCCGGCGCGATCGGCGACCGCTTCGGCATGCCGGTCACCTTTATCGGCGGCGGCATGCTGGGGGTCGTCGTGGCGCTGCTGCTCGCCTTCAGATCCAGGCGTCCGCCTGCCGGGAAAGGCCATCTGCCGCCTGTCCCCACCGTCCATCCAGTCGAACACGAGGTGCCTCTGCCATGA
- a CDS encoding ABC transporter permease, which translates to MAVASQAIGTPRSAIRRSAGEVAGTLRRVAANPTGAISLLLVVALVVCAAFAPLIAPYDPIALNPRIRLQGPSWAHWLGTDQLGRDVLSRLIYGTSTALRVAVLGTGGALLVGATLGMIAALAPRLIDGLLILVCDAAKSLPMILFALAVVAIYGPSLVTLIGIIVFSMAPGYFRIVRSQALVLRNADFVVAARAMGASPLRLALSHLLPNLVGPLLVLVAMDIPAVIGIEAGLSFLGQGVQPPDPSWGTMLSDGYAFVRQAPHIAITAGIPIVIATIAFTFLGEALRDAFDPRSARARR; encoded by the coding sequence ATGGCTGTCGCCTCACAGGCCATCGGAACGCCACGCAGCGCCATCCGCCGGAGCGCCGGCGAGGTTGCCGGCACGTTGCGGCGGGTCGCCGCCAACCCGACTGGAGCGATCTCGCTGCTGCTCGTCGTGGCTCTTGTGGTCTGTGCCGCGTTCGCACCGCTGATCGCCCCCTATGATCCGATCGCGCTCAACCCGCGCATCCGCCTGCAGGGCCCGAGCTGGGCGCATTGGCTCGGCACGGACCAGCTTGGCCGCGACGTGCTCTCGCGCCTCATCTACGGCACCAGCACGGCCTTGCGCGTGGCGGTGCTCGGCACCGGCGGCGCGCTGCTGGTCGGCGCGACGCTCGGGATGATCGCGGCGCTGGCCCCGCGCCTGATCGACGGCCTGCTGATCCTCGTCTGCGACGCCGCCAAGTCGCTGCCGATGATCCTGTTCGCGCTGGCCGTCGTCGCGATCTACGGCCCCAGCCTCGTGACGCTGATCGGCATCATCGTGTTCTCGATGGCGCCGGGTTATTTCCGCATCGTGCGCAGCCAGGCTCTGGTGCTGCGCAACGCCGATTTCGTCGTCGCCGCCCGCGCCATGGGCGCCTCGCCGCTGCGGCTGGCGCTGAGCCACCTCTTGCCCAACCTGGTCGGGCCGCTGCTGGTGCTGGTGGCGATGGACATTCCGGCGGTGATCGGCATCGAAGCGGGACTGAGCTTTCTCGGACAGGGCGTGCAACCGCCCGATCCGAGCTGGGGCACGATGCTCTCGGACGGCTATGCCTTCGTGCGGCAGGCGCCGCATATCGCGATCACCGCCGGCATCCCCATCGTCATCGCGACCATCGCCTTCACCTTCCTGGGAGAAGCGCTGCGCGATGCATTCGATCCACGCTCGGCGAGGGCGCGCCGATGA
- a CDS encoding ABC transporter ATP-binding protein translates to MRLLEINDLVVRYPTGTMLEHIRAASPNHVTVLAGVSIAIEAGETLGLIGESGSGKTTLGRALLGLTPISAGSITLADVPVTRSRSQLWREVRRNVGLMFQDPMAALDPRMTLGASVTEPLAIHRKATDRRARAIDLLEQVGLGGDFVDRYPHQISGGQARRVTVARALALRPKLVVADEPTAGLDLSVQGELMNLLNELQATLGLSFLLITHNLAVARHVTDRIAIMYLGRVIECGRTADIFARPAHPYTRALLAARGSTERARPLQGEVPSLRRRPSGCEFHTRCPIAQAICRSAMPAERLFGNGQSVKCHFPHVEAAQTAGATTPPLPIMHPEPTP, encoded by the coding sequence ATGAGGCTGCTGGAGATCAACGACCTCGTCGTCCGCTATCCCACCGGCACGATGCTGGAGCATATCCGGGCGGCCAGCCCGAACCATGTGACCGTGCTGGCGGGCGTCAGCATTGCCATCGAAGCGGGCGAAACGCTCGGACTGATCGGCGAGAGCGGCAGCGGCAAGACCACGCTGGGTCGAGCGCTGCTCGGCCTCACCCCGATCAGCGCCGGCAGCATTACCCTCGCCGACGTGCCGGTGACGCGCTCCAGGAGCCAGCTGTGGCGCGAGGTGCGCCGCAATGTCGGATTGATGTTCCAGGACCCGATGGCCGCGCTCGATCCGCGCATGACGCTGGGCGCCTCGGTGACCGAACCACTGGCCATCCATCGCAAGGCGACCGACCGACGGGCGCGCGCCATCGACCTGCTCGAACAGGTCGGGCTGGGCGGCGACTTCGTCGACCGCTACCCGCACCAGATTTCCGGCGGCCAGGCCCGGCGCGTCACCGTGGCGCGCGCGCTGGCGCTGCGGCCGAAACTGGTCGTCGCCGATGAACCGACGGCGGGGCTCGACCTCTCGGTGCAGGGCGAACTCATGAACCTGCTCAACGAGCTGCAGGCGACGCTGGGGCTCAGCTTCCTGCTGATCACGCACAACCTCGCGGTGGCACGGCATGTCACCGATCGTATCGCCATCATGTATCTGGGCCGCGTCATCGAGTGCGGCAGGACGGCGGATATCTTCGCGCGACCGGCGCATCCCTATACCCGGGCGCTGCTCGCCGCCCGCGGCTCGACCGAGCGCGCCAGGCCGCTGCAGGGCGAGGTGCCGAGCCTCAGGCGACGCCCCTCCGGCTGTGAATTCCATACGCGCTGCCCGATCGCCCAGGCGATCTGCCGCAGCGCGATGCCGGCCGAGCGCCTGTTCGGCAACGGCCAATCAGTCAAGTGCCACTTCCCCCATGTCGAGGCGGCGCAGACCGCCGGGGCCACGACGCCACCGCTTCCCATCATGCACCCGGAGCCTACCCCATGA
- a CDS encoding ABC transporter substrate-binding protein — protein sequence MRSPELSRRQLLRTLGAATLGAVGANLFATKASFAIDGKTLKIRNDGDIRNLDPANRGGWYDETVMFAIYSGLIQYKSGDAWGWQLDAAETLEQADPLSIPFKLKPGVQWTNGFGEVTAEDVKYSYERFRDPRVNAVYASDWAALDSVEVTDKYAGVIKLSRPFAPLFTSTLPHASGLIVCKAAVEANAGVIETDPLASSGPYKLAEWLPRERITLTRNESWSGPAPYFDEIQLYPIQDTTSAETAFDAGDLDITQIGVSSIPGREGGPNSLIVKPALAYTWLGMNSLNEKLTDIRVRRAIQQAINTEEVVLATFGDAVKPSFGVVPPPLLGARDKLLYPYDPAASKALLAEAGAEGLQIKLEFGTDADLLVAAQIIQAQLAAVGITLDVRQVDGSALTAQQQDKDGGSWATIELFFSTFTTAPDPSWVTEWFTCEQVGVWNFQRTCSPEWDAENAAAAAETDDAKRTEMYVALQDQLEETGAYVFLYHGVNAWLFPPELKGAWTPDGQWALLREITMA from the coding sequence ATGAGATCGCCTGAACTCTCCCGCCGCCAGCTGCTGAGAACGCTCGGCGCCGCCACGCTGGGCGCCGTCGGCGCCAACCTGTTTGCCACCAAGGCCAGCTTCGCCATCGACGGCAAGACGCTGAAGATCCGCAACGACGGCGACATCCGCAACCTCGACCCGGCCAATCGCGGCGGCTGGTACGACGAGACGGTGATGTTCGCCATCTATTCCGGCCTCATCCAGTACAAGTCGGGCGACGCGTGGGGTTGGCAGCTCGATGCTGCCGAGACGCTCGAACAGGCCGATCCGCTCAGCATCCCGTTCAAGCTGAAACCGGGTGTGCAATGGACCAACGGCTTCGGCGAAGTGACTGCCGAAGACGTGAAATACTCCTACGAGCGCTTCCGCGACCCGCGCGTCAACGCCGTCTATGCCTCCGACTGGGCGGCGCTCGACAGCGTCGAGGTCACCGACAAGTATGCGGGCGTCATCAAGCTGAGCCGGCCGTTCGCGCCGCTGTTCACCTCGACCCTGCCGCACGCCTCCGGCCTGATCGTCTGCAAGGCGGCGGTCGAAGCCAATGCCGGGGTGATCGAGACCGATCCGCTCGCCAGCTCGGGCCCCTACAAGCTGGCCGAATGGTTGCCGCGCGAGCGCATCACGCTGACGCGGAACGAGTCGTGGAGCGGTCCCGCCCCCTATTTCGACGAGATCCAGCTCTATCCGATCCAGGACACCACCTCGGCGGAAACGGCGTTCGACGCCGGCGATCTCGACATTACCCAGATCGGTGTCTCATCCATCCCCGGGCGGGAAGGCGGCCCCAACAGCCTGATCGTCAAGCCGGCTCTCGCCTATACCTGGCTGGGCATGAACTCGCTCAACGAGAAGCTCACCGATATCCGCGTACGCCGCGCCATCCAGCAGGCGATCAACACCGAGGAAGTGGTGCTGGCCACGTTCGGCGACGCAGTGAAGCCGTCGTTCGGCGTGGTGCCGCCGCCGCTGCTCGGCGCCCGCGACAAACTGCTCTACCCCTATGACCCGGCAGCGTCGAAAGCGCTGCTGGCGGAAGCCGGCGCGGAGGGACTGCAGATCAAGCTCGAGTTCGGCACCGACGCGGACCTGCTGGTTGCCGCGCAGATCATCCAGGCGCAACTGGCCGCCGTCGGCATCACCCTCGACGTCCGCCAGGTCGACGGTTCGGCGCTCACCGCGCAGCAGCAGGACAAGGACGGCGGCAGCTGGGCGACGATCGAGCTGTTCTTTTCGACTTTCACCACCGCACCGGACCCCAGCTGGGTCACCGAATGGTTCACCTGCGAACAGGTGGGCGTGTGGAACTTCCAGCGCACCTGCTCGCCGGAATGGGACGCGGAGAATGCCGCGGCGGCCGCGGAAACCGACGATGCCAAGCGCACCGAGATGTATGTCGCACTGCAGGACCAGCTCGAGGAAACCGGCGCCTACGTGTTCCTCTACCACGGCGTCAACGCCTGGCTGTTCCCGCCGGAGCTGAAGGGCGCATGGACACCCGACGGACAGTGGGCGCTGCTCCGCGAAATCACCATGGCCTGA
- a CDS encoding ABC transporter ATP-binding protein: protein MSPVVELRDVSISYGHGPSAVAAVRNVSLQVGKGEILGLVGESGSGKSSLVSALLGLLPPNAALSGSLAIEGRELAAMTAAERRRMRGTVVATVSQDPFTALNPVVPIGRQLIEFQHWQAGSRRDKADRARDMLARVGLSDPDIRMTQYPHQLSGGIRQRVAIAAALLTSPRLLIADEPTTALDATTEAQIVELIREMRSMVAGSIVIVTHDMGLVGELCDRVAVMYRGALMETGTVAEVFSRPQSSYTRALLACDPSRIVEPTRRLPTIQSIMAAEGAT, encoded by the coding sequence ATGAGCCCGGTGGTCGAACTGCGCGACGTGTCGATAAGCTACGGACATGGCCCGTCTGCCGTCGCGGCGGTGCGGAACGTCTCGCTGCAGGTCGGTAAGGGAGAAATCCTCGGCCTCGTCGGCGAGAGCGGTTCGGGCAAGTCCAGCCTCGTTTCGGCCCTGCTCGGGCTGTTGCCGCCCAACGCCGCGTTAAGCGGGTCGCTGGCGATCGAGGGGCGCGAGCTTGCCGCAATGACGGCGGCCGAACGCCGGCGGATGCGCGGCACCGTGGTTGCCACCGTCTCGCAGGATCCGTTCACCGCACTCAACCCGGTCGTGCCGATCGGCCGGCAACTGATCGAGTTCCAGCACTGGCAGGCCGGCAGCAGGCGAGACAAGGCAGACCGAGCCCGCGACATGCTGGCGAGGGTCGGCCTCTCCGACCCCGATATCCGCATGACGCAATACCCGCATCAGCTGAGCGGCGGCATCCGCCAGCGGGTGGCGATCGCCGCGGCGCTGCTGACTTCGCCCCGGCTGCTGATTGCCGACGAGCCGACGACGGCGCTCGATGCCACCACCGAAGCACAGATCGTCGAACTGATCCGTGAGATGCGCAGCATGGTTGCAGGCTCCATCGTCATCGTCACCCACGATATGGGGCTCGTCGGCGAGCTCTGCGACCGGGTGGCGGTGATGTATCGCGGCGCGCTGATGGAAACCGGCACCGTGGCCGAGGTCTTTTCGCGGCCGCAGAGCAGCTACACGCGGGCCTTGCTGGCCTGCGATCCCTCGCGGATCGTCGAGCCGACCCGGCGCCTGCCGACCATCCAGTCGATCATGGCGGCGGAGGGCGCGACATGA
- a CDS encoding ABC transporter permease has protein sequence MASYLLKRLGLSLAILITAVLALFSLIYVVPGDPATIALGPRATAEQKAVFRERMGLDQPLPVQAMRFVSQLAQGDLGTDILTKRPVLDLVSAALPRTVVLAVVGLGWAILLGVPLGVWSALRPDGWTDRLIGIFSTSVIALPSFLVAIYALVVFAVMLGWLPAIGAGEAGDPADQARRLILPAFAIGVGWVGYMARLVRAAMLETLSENHVRTFRAFGVSDLRIALRFALPIAMVPVVAVLGVGMGSLLSGAVLVEVVFARPGLGSLAHDAVMSRNFPVLLGTVVVTTALYVVANLVADVIAALLDPRIRQEA, from the coding sequence TTGGCTTCCTACCTGCTCAAGCGGCTCGGCCTGTCGCTGGCGATCCTGATCACGGCGGTGCTCGCGCTGTTCAGCCTGATCTATGTCGTGCCGGGCGACCCCGCGACCATTGCGCTCGGGCCTCGCGCCACGGCCGAGCAGAAAGCGGTATTCCGCGAACGCATGGGGCTCGACCAGCCGCTCCCGGTGCAGGCGATGCGATTCGTCTCGCAACTGGCGCAAGGCGACCTCGGCACCGACATCCTGACCAAACGGCCGGTGCTCGACCTGGTGTCGGCGGCCCTCCCGAGGACGGTCGTGCTCGCAGTCGTCGGACTCGGCTGGGCGATCCTCCTCGGCGTGCCGCTGGGAGTATGGTCGGCTTTGCGGCCCGATGGCTGGACCGACCGGTTGATCGGCATCTTCTCGACCAGCGTCATCGCGCTGCCATCCTTCCTCGTCGCCATTTATGCGCTCGTGGTGTTTGCCGTCATGCTCGGCTGGTTGCCGGCGATCGGCGCAGGCGAAGCCGGCGATCCGGCCGATCAGGCCCGCCGCCTGATCCTTCCCGCCTTCGCCATCGGCGTCGGCTGGGTGGGCTACATGGCGCGCCTCGTCCGCGCGGCAATGCTGGAAACGCTCAGCGAGAACCACGTCCGCACCTTCCGCGCCTTCGGCGTATCGGACCTGCGCATCGCGCTCCGCTTCGCATTGCCCATCGCCATGGTGCCGGTCGTCGCGGTGCTCGGCGTCGGCATGGGCAGCCTGCTCTCAGGCGCCGTGCTGGTAGAAGTGGTGTTCGCCCGCCCCGGCCTCGGCTCCTTGGCGCACGATGCAGTGATGTCGCGCAACTTCCCGGTGCTGCTGGGCACCGTGGTGGTGACCACCGCGCTTTATGTCGTCGCCAACCTCGTCGCCGATGTGATCGCCGCCCTGCTCGATCCGCGCATCCGGCAGGAGGCCTGA